The DNA sequence TATCTATGTTATGGCCACCATCGAAAATGGATATAAATATACGGGATTTAAAAGCGTGGTTAGCGAACGGATTATCTTGTTCAATGTTATTTAAACAATTTAAGGATGAGTAGATAGTTTATGATGTTAATTATTATGTGCTATTCAATGGAAGAGGTGAATATATTTGAAGGATAATACGAACATTATAATTTTAGGCGGATATATTAATGGATATAGTATAGCAAGAACAATATATGAGACATACGGGATAATGTCATATATATTTGATTATAGATCTCATTTCAGCTCTAAATCTAAAATAGTATACTACAAGATTGTTCCTAACCCCAGATATGTCGATAAATTTTTAGAATACATGATATGTTTTGGAAATAAAAATAAAGAAAGAAATAATATACTATTTGTGACTAATGATGAATGGTTGGTGCCTTTAGCAAAACACAAAGAAGAGCTAGAAAAATATTATATGTACACTTTCTCTGATTGGAATATTATTGAAAAATTAACCATTAAAAAGAATCTGTATCAATTATGCGAAAACATAAAGATACCATATCCTCATACTATGTTCATAGATCAATGCAATATTGATAATATTAAACTTTTAGAATATCCTATATTAATAAAACCATCTAATGTGGTATGTTACATTAATACAATCCAGGGCAAGAGAAATAATATATTTAATAACTATAGTGATGCAATTCAATTCTTAAATAAATGTTTTCAAAAATATAATGACTTATTCATTGCACAGGAATACATTCCAGGAGGGGTAGAAAATTTGTACACTGCAACCACATACTCAAATAAAAATGCAGTCCTAAAAGGCATATCAATTGGACATAAATTATCACAGTATCCACCTGAAGCAGGAACAATGACTGCTGGTTTAACTAAATATGTGGATGAGATCGAAAAGTTAACGGAAAAACTATTAAAGAGTAGTAATTATTATGGGATAGCTAACACTGAGTATAAGTATGATAAACGAGACAATTTATATAAAATAATGGAAATTAATCCCCGTCCGGGTATATGGAATTATTCAGCATTAAAAAGTGGTGTCAATTTGTTCCGTTTATTGATTGATGACTTGATATGCGAACATAGAAAAGAAAGTGCTAACAATATTGATACTATTGTCAGAGGAAAAGAAAGTATAGTATGGTTTGTAACACCAAAAATGGAATTACGATATACATTAAAAAAATATAATATTAAACAATACGCAGAAATAGTTGATCCTAGAAATAACAGTATAGAACCATTTATATATAAGTGTCATATAGTTGCGACAGATATTAAAAATTACACTAAGAGAATTATAAAGAATATATTGCAAAAAATGAGAAAATATATACCATAACAATATTGTGTAACAATATGTTTTTATATGTAATATAATTATAACAAGATATTGTAATTTATAACTAATGGATCATGATTAATATACCTGCATGGAGTGATGTCTATTGCTTCATCTGAGAAAACTATTCCAAAGTACCTTTGCTAAAAATGTTGCAATGATTAGTGCAAGTACAGCATTTGCTCAAATGCTTAATGCGTTATTTTCACCAGTTATCACACGTCTTTATAATCCAGATGAATATGGAATATTAACATTATATATTTCTATCTTGGGATTAGTGGCCATTATAGCCTCATTAAAATATGAATGGGGGATAACTATCGCTGAAAGCGATGAAAAAGCTGTTAATGTTATGTGTTTAGGCTTTATCATTCTATTTATTTTTACAATAATAACTTATATTATTTTTTATCTATTTGGAAGGCCTATTTTAAATACATTAAATGCTACTAAACTCTTTAATTATAGATATTTGATACCTATAGGTGTATTACTTGTAGGTTCCTATGGAATATTTTTACAATGGGCTTATCGCAATAAGGATTTTCACTCTATTTCGATGACAAAGATTTGGCAAAGCGTCACTGGAAATGGGGCTTTCGTTTTGTTTGGTTTCTTGAGAATCGGTCCTGTCGGTTTGATTCTTGGACAAATCTTAAAAGAAAGTGCTGGAATAGGTTCATTATCTAGGCCATTCTTTAGAAATAGCATACGATTAATAAAGGAAATCAGTAAAGACCAAATAATATGGTGTGCAAAAAGATATAAAAATTTCCCATTATATTCGGCTCCTTCGCAATTACTAAATACGGCTGGTATACAATTGCCTGTTTTTTTCATATCTTCTCTTTATGGAAGCCAGGTTTTAGGCCTATATGGTTTGGCTAATACCGTTGTAAATCTCCCAATGGTGTTAATTGGCCAATCCATAGGAGATGTTTTTTATGCGGAGGTGGCAAGTATTGGAAAGAGAAATCCTAAGAGAGTAAAAGACTTAACTGACAAATTATTCAAAAAACTAGTTGTTATTGGATTGGTTCCTCTTGTAGTTTTACTGTTTTTCGGACCATTTTTATTTTCATTTGTATTTGGTTATAAGTGGTATGATGCTGGAGAATATGCCAAGATACTTGCCTTTTTAGTTTTCGCCAGGTTCATTTTCACTCCCATTAGTAGAATATATTCTGTTTTTGAGAGGCAAAAAAAAGCATTCATGTTAGATTTATTTAGGGTGATTTTAGTTTTTGCAGCTTTCGGAATTTCTGATTTCTTTAATTTGTCTTCTTATTTAGCCGTAGGTTTGTACTCTATTGCTATGTCTATTGTATATCTAATTACTTATCTACTAGCACAAAATATATTAAAAGAAGACATAAAAAAGAGAGAGACTTTTGAGACTGCTTAAATATTTCATTCACTCACGAGGTGAAACAACCATTGACACTATTAATCAAACATCCGCCAACATACGAAAATGAACGACTATATGCATTTCATGTGATCCTAAAGGAGTTCTTGGGTCTGGATTATCGCTCCGTGGCAGAGGAACGACAAGACGTCCTGATAACCATGAACGACGCAGAGGGCCGCGAATTGCTCGTCTCAGACGTATTATTTCAAACTCCCACGGACAAATGGCTTAGGGACGATTCTTTGCCGGTTCAACCGTTGGAGACATTTGATTTGTCTCAGGTTCCTGTCGATATTGCATGTGTAAGCCCTATTATCCCGGTCATCTACGGAAGCAGATTGGATAACGGCGATTATATAGATGTTCAAGATTCTAAGGTTAAATTGGGTCTCGATATTTTTGGGAGCGCCTTTTTCATGCTCACGCGATACGAAGAGATCGTTAAATCGGTCAAAGACGAGCACGAGCGCTTTCCGGCCCGGGCATCGCTTGCCTATCGTGAGGGCTTTTTAATGCGCCCGATAGTAAATGAATACCTGGAGATTTTGTGGTGGTCCATTAAGAAGCTTTGGCCTGGCCTTGAGCGTAAAAAAAGAAGCTACAGAGTATGTCTCAGCCATGACGTAGATTGGCCTTTGAGCGTCGCCGGCAACAATCCGCTAAGGGTGCTAAAGACCGCCGCTGGAGACGTCTTAAAAAGAAAAGATGTGCAACTTTCGATGCGCAGGCTTATGTCGTTGGCAAAGGTATGCACGGGAAACGTCGATGCGGATATCAGCAATACCTTTGATTTCATCATGGACGCAAGCGAACGAAAGGGTTTAAGGAGCGCTTTTTACTTCATCGCCGACCATACGGCAGGAAGAATCGACGGAATTTACCGTCTTGAAGATCCCTGGATTAGAAAGCTCATGAAAAAGATCTGCGGGCGGGGACATGAAATAGGGCTGCACGCAAGCTATAATAGTTTTCGAAGCGCGGATCAGGTGAAGAAAGAGTTTGAAAAGCTTATTTCGGTTGCGGAAAAAGAGGGGATTTGCCAGGACGTTTGGGGCGGAAGGCAGCATTACCTGCGCTGGGAGGCTCCCACGACGTGGCGGGCGTGGGAGGAAGCAGGGCTAGATTACGACAGCACATTGACCTTTGCGGATCACGTCGGATTTCGCTGCGGAGTGTGTTTTGAGTATCCCGTTTACGACGTCCTGCAGCGGAAACCTTTAGCCTTGCGCGAAAGGCCCTTGATAGTGATGGAAGGAAGCATGCTAGGATGCCAATATATGGGACTTTCGCATGAAAAGTCCCTGTCATTGATCCAAAAGCTGGCAGAAACGTGTAAAATGTTTAATGGCGACTTTACGTTGTTATGGCATAACAGCAGCTTGCTCTCAAAGAAGGACAGGGAGCTTTACGGTAAGGTGTTGATGGGGGGTTGAACTCAATGATGTTGTTGTGAAAATTTTTGATGGTTTAGTTGTACGTGAGTTTCTTTTAAACGTATGGACAGTATTGTTGTAATCAGGTGCAATGTCATTGGAGGTAAAAATGAGCGAGGCCATGGTTTTTCATCACCCATTTCCAATTGTTGATAACGGGAGATCCGGCAGCCAAGTACGTCCGTACCAAATGCTGCAAGCATTTAGAGCATTGGGATATGATGTAGAGTTAGTAGCTGGATATGCAAAAGAGCGTAAACAACAGGCAAACATGGTTAGGGAACAACTTTCTAAAGGAAGAAAATTTTCCTTCGTTTATAGCGAATCAACTTCTATGCCTACTCTCCTAACAGAACCGAATCATTTCCCGATTACGCCAAAAATTGACTTTGGGCTTTTTTCTACAATGAAAGCCGCAGGCATTCCAATCGGGTTGTATTATAGAGATATACACTGGAAATTTGAAGTTTACAAGAAACAGGTGAGCTGGTACAAAAGAATAGTTGCTATTCAGTTTTATAAGTACGATTGGATGATGTACAAAAAAACAGTAGATGTACTATTTGTTCCATCTTACAGTATGGCTAAAGTGCTTCCTACGTCTTGGTCTGAAGAACGTCTTGGAGTCTTACCCCCGGGCTGCATAGTCCATAATAGTACGAATCATAAACTTAAAACATCTGATCTGCATCTTTTTTATGTGGGGGGAGTTATGCCACCAACTTACAACCTCAAGCCAATGATAGATTTAGCCAAAAGCGAACCTAATATTCGCCTTACCATTTGTTGTAGACTTAAGGAGTGGGAAAAAGTTAAAGAATATTATTGCATAGGCGATAATGCAAGAGTTTCGATAGTTCATGCCAGCGGAGATGAGCTCGCCAAATTCTATGAGCAAGCAGATTTGTTTCTCTTATTATGGACTCCATATTCATATCTTGACTTTGCCGTTCCTGTAAAATTACTCGAGTCCCTTGGATATGGACTGCCCGTGCTTACAACTGCCGGAACTGAAGCTGCAAGATTTGTTGCTGCAAATAATATTGGTTGGGTTGTTAATAATGTCGATGAAGCCAGGCATCTATTGCGTTGGCTACGGGACAATCCTGCTGAGCTGGTTAAGAAACGACGGCAGGTTATGCAGATCAGAGAGCAACACACATGGCTAGAGAGGCCTAAAACTGCTGCAAAAATACTAACAAGTAAGTTATCTGTATGCCAAGATGATAGAGATGTGTGACGAGGGTGTTAAGAAAAACGCTCATTAATTATTTATAAATATTGATGTATACTGGAATCGAACTACGACAAAGGCTTTACAATGTGTGTGTCTTTAAAAAAGCGACGACATAATTGTAAAAATTATGTTAATGTTTATATCGACGTTTATTGGATTGAGATTGCCATAGTAGTATCATTGATGAACAGCGATAGCATTTTAACAATATTGCTATATAGTTTAGCAAAGCTCTGGTTTATGGTTGTCATGTTAATGCAATGATATACATTAAACAATATATTTCAAAAATGCTTATGTATGTTGATATTAGTCTCTTGAATAGGGATGTATAAAGTATGATGTTCATTTTAATGAATCATTAAAAGTTAATGGAAGTGATTATTATATGTCATTTATATTAATATCAGCGGTTACTCTTATATTATCAATTATACTATTTAAAAAAGCTGCAGGAACGCTTTCCATTTTTAAGATAAATATGATATCGCTTATATTTTATTATCAGCTAGTTTTACAGTGTTTCATTGGAGTGAATATAGCAATATTTAGATTAGATAATCATTACTTATTAAGTAAGATTACTGATTCTAATATTAGATTAATTACGTATTTGTCTGTAATGTATGTAATGATAATGCTGCCTCTCTCTATGGTGTTATTTTCATTGATTACAAAATTTAAATCTCGAAGAGAATTTTTTTCGTATGTTCAAAGGCCTATTAAATCAATAATGAGCAAATATGATAGTGCGGTATATTATACTATGTGCTTTTTTTCTGCAATATCTTTTATATCAATATTATATATATTCTTTGTTATTGGCAAAATACCTTTGTTGGATGTATTAAGTGGTAAAGATAGTTTATATCTAGCACAATTAAGAATAAGCGCGTCGCGAGGTTTTGGTGGCAATGTATATATAAGAAATATTCTAGCATTAGGATTAACGCCTTTTTTATCATATATAGCTTATAGTTATTATAAAATGTATTCAATAAGAAGGTGGAAATTACTATTTATATTTTTATTCATATGTTCTTTTTTTGCATATACATATAATCTTGCAAAAGCCCCTGTATTAATGTATATAATAAGCTTCTTATTTCTTAATGTTTTAATAAAGGGTAATATATCAAAGAGAGTATTATTAATTGTTGTTATAGTTGTATTTATTTTAATTACGTTTATGTATATTGCATTAGGAGGCATAGCTAATTTAGCTGATTTATTTTCGATCAATTCGGGCCCAATTGGAAGAATTATACTAGGACAAATAACCCCCTTGTTTTATCATTTTGATATTTTTCCAAGAATTGAACCATTTTTATACGGTCGAAGTTTTCCACAATCTATTCTATCTCTTTTTGATGTTGAAAGCATACGCTCTGCCAGGATTGTTATGAGCATTATTAATCCTCGGGGAATTGAAGCTGGTACTGCTGGAGTTATGAATACACTCTTCATTGGAGAAGCGTATGCGAATTTTGGATGGCTTGGAGTAATGATTGGGACTCTTTATGTAGGTTTTTTTATCCAATTTGTTTATATTTTATTTTTAAGATTACCCAAAAATCCGCTTACTTTGGGTTTATTTACTTACTTTAGCGTAAAAATACCATCAATTGTTACAGGTGGTTTTGTAGATTTTATATACAACGCAGTATTTATAACAATAGTGATATTGGCAATGTCTTTTTTAATATTAAGTATGATATTAAAAAGAGGTGCAATTAATCCCAATAAGATGGTCCTACAAAAAAATAAAAACTGATGTTCTTCTTCATTTGTTTGATTATATAAGTGTTTAATTGTATAAGCTACTTAAGATATTTATTACGAAAGGACAAGATATTCAATGAAAATATGTTTTCTTGCAGGGGCATCATCTATTCATACTGTTCGATGGGTAAACGCTATGTCTGAAAGGGGACATAAAGTTTATTTAATTACTATGCATCAGCTTGGTCCAGACGTAATTAATCCCAATGCAAAAATATATAACCTTAAAATTCCTGCCCCTACTGGTTATTATTTTAATTATATAATAGTGAGGTCGCTAATTAATCAAATTAAACCGGATATCTTACATGCCCACTATGCCAG is a window from the Acetomicrobium flavidum genome containing:
- a CDS encoding carboxylate--amine ligase, whose translation is MKDNTNIIILGGYINGYSIARTIYETYGIMSYIFDYRSHFSSKSKIVYYKIVPNPRYVDKFLEYMICFGNKNKERNNILFVTNDEWLVPLAKHKEELEKYYMYTFSDWNIIEKLTIKKNLYQLCENIKIPYPHTMFIDQCNIDNIKLLEYPILIKPSNVVCYINTIQGKRNNIFNNYSDAIQFLNKCFQKYNDLFIAQEYIPGGVENLYTATTYSNKNAVLKGISIGHKLSQYPPEAGTMTAGLTKYVDEIEKLTEKLLKSSNYYGIANTEYKYDKRDNLYKIMEINPRPGIWNYSALKSGVNLFRLLIDDLICEHRKESANNIDTIVRGKESIVWFVTPKMELRYTLKKYNIKQYAEIVDPRNNSIEPFIYKCHIVATDIKNYTKRIIKNILQKMRKYIP
- a CDS encoding O-antigen polymerase, whose product is MSFILISAVTLILSIILFKKAAGTLSIFKINMISLIFYYQLVLQCFIGVNIAIFRLDNHYLLSKITDSNIRLITYLSVMYVMIMLPLSMVLFSLITKFKSRREFFSYVQRPIKSIMSKYDSAVYYTMCFFSAISFISILYIFFVIGKIPLLDVLSGKDSLYLAQLRISASRGFGGNVYIRNILALGLTPFLSYIAYSYYKMYSIRRWKLLFIFLFICSFFAYTYNLAKAPVLMYIISFLFLNVLIKGNISKRVLLIVVIVVFILITFMYIALGGIANLADLFSINSGPIGRIILGQITPLFYHFDIFPRIEPFLYGRSFPQSILSLFDVESIRSARIVMSIINPRGIEAGTAGVMNTLFIGEAYANFGWLGVMIGTLYVGFFIQFVYILFLRLPKNPLTLGLFTYFSVKIPSIVTGGFVDFIYNAVFITIVILAMSFLILSMILKRGAINPNKMVLQKNKN
- a CDS encoding glycosyltransferase family protein, producing the protein MSEAMVFHHPFPIVDNGRSGSQVRPYQMLQAFRALGYDVELVAGYAKERKQQANMVREQLSKGRKFSFVYSESTSMPTLLTEPNHFPITPKIDFGLFSTMKAAGIPIGLYYRDIHWKFEVYKKQVSWYKRIVAIQFYKYDWMMYKKTVDVLFVPSYSMAKVLPTSWSEERLGVLPPGCIVHNSTNHKLKTSDLHLFYVGGVMPPTYNLKPMIDLAKSEPNIRLTICCRLKEWEKVKEYYCIGDNARVSIVHASGDELAKFYEQADLFLLLWTPYSYLDFAVPVKLLESLGYGLPVLTTAGTEAARFVAANNIGWVVNNVDEARHLLRWLRDNPAELVKKRRQVMQIREQHTWLERPKTAAKILTSKLSVCQDDRDV
- a CDS encoding lipopolysaccharide biosynthesis protein, with the protein product MLHLRKLFQSTFAKNVAMISASTAFAQMLNALFSPVITRLYNPDEYGILTLYISILGLVAIIASLKYEWGITIAESDEKAVNVMCLGFIILFIFTIITYIIFYLFGRPILNTLNATKLFNYRYLIPIGVLLVGSYGIFLQWAYRNKDFHSISMTKIWQSVTGNGAFVLFGFLRIGPVGLILGQILKESAGIGSLSRPFFRNSIRLIKEISKDQIIWCAKRYKNFPLYSAPSQLLNTAGIQLPVFFISSLYGSQVLGLYGLANTVVNLPMVLIGQSIGDVFYAEVASIGKRNPKRVKDLTDKLFKKLVVIGLVPLVVLLFFGPFLFSFVFGYKWYDAGEYAKILAFLVFARFIFTPISRIYSVFERQKKAFMLDLFRVILVFAAFGISDFFNLSSYLAVGLYSIAMSIVYLITYLLAQNILKEDIKKRETFETA
- a CDS encoding polysaccharide deacetylase family protein; amino-acid sequence: MTLLIKHPPTYENERLYAFHVILKEFLGLDYRSVAEERQDVLITMNDAEGRELLVSDVLFQTPTDKWLRDDSLPVQPLETFDLSQVPVDIACVSPIIPVIYGSRLDNGDYIDVQDSKVKLGLDIFGSAFFMLTRYEEIVKSVKDEHERFPARASLAYREGFLMRPIVNEYLEILWWSIKKLWPGLERKKRSYRVCLSHDVDWPLSVAGNNPLRVLKTAAGDVLKRKDVQLSMRRLMSLAKVCTGNVDADISNTFDFIMDASERKGLRSAFYFIADHTAGRIDGIYRLEDPWIRKLMKKICGRGHEIGLHASYNSFRSADQVKKEFEKLISVAEKEGICQDVWGGRQHYLRWEAPTTWRAWEEAGLDYDSTLTFADHVGFRCGVCFEYPVYDVLQRKPLALRERPLIVMEGSMLGCQYMGLSHEKSLSLIQKLAETCKMFNGDFTLLWHNSSLLSKKDRELYGKVLMGG